One Indicator indicator isolate 239-I01 chromosome 30, UM_Iind_1.1, whole genome shotgun sequence genomic window, cagagggcatctgagcaatgctcagcaagagccaaaggagctgtggagggcaagaggctggggccagactcttgtcagtggtgcccagggacaggccaaggggcaatgggcacagactggaacccaggaggtacAACAAGcgacacaaagtggaagccaggaggttccatgtgaagaggaggagaaagttgtttggtgtgagggtgctggaggcctggagcaggctgcccagagcggttgtggagtgtccttgtgtggagaacttccaaaccctcctgatcactgtgctcctgggcaagctgctgtgggtgtcctgctttagcagggggttggactggattatctccagaggtctcttccaacaccaccatgctgagattctgtaaATCAGACACTTGATGAAGCTGCTAAACAGTGCTAGCAGCAATGAGGCAACTGCAATGAAATTAGTCCTGTTTCAGCTTCAGAGGTGCCAGAGGAAACAAAAtctcttttaaataaatttCCCTGAATTAAACAGCAAATGAGAAGGaaaccagcagtgctgctgttagGAGAGCtgggcttcagcagcagctggcaaacaccaggacagctgcagccaccccaAGCCACAGGCCCTGCTTAAGAGTGTGAAAGAGCAACGCTGATGGGAAAAGCCCAGGAGACAGAAGCTGATTGTTGTGTCCTTTTTACTTTTGAGAACTTTGGTTCCAGTGGAAAGGCTGCCATCCTCCTCCCCAGGGGGGTCAGGACAAGCTGATCTTCCTTCCATtccacagcccccagcaggtCCAGCTGCTCGATCGCTGCTTGAATCGCCTCTGTCAAAACAAGGCCAGGCTGTGAGGGCAACTGGCAGGGCTGTGAAGGGCCAGCTGATACCCCCACTACCTCTTGGCCCCGGCTGGAGGGACAAATACTTTCTGTTTAGAGAAATTAGGGCCCCAAAGGATGGTTCATACCCCTCCCTCCAGGAGAACAATCACCTTTCCCACTGAGGCAGCAAAACCAGGGGCAAAACTAAAGATGTCACctccagcttggagcagaggctgtgtgaCACTCCCCACGGCTTTCTCCAGCAGCACACCTTCATGCtccccactgctccctgctctgtttGGAGGCTGGACTCTCCATCTCTCTGCTATAACCTATGGCTGCTCTGATAAAACTGAGCAGAAGGAATGAGCAGTGAACAAATCTGAGACTTCTTGACCACCAGAGGTGCAGCAGAGAGGGACTGCTCCTCCTTCACAGCCCTGACCTTCCACACTCCATCTTCTCTGGCTGGCCTGGAGACATTATTTGTAAGCAGTTCCTCAGGGATTCATTTGCCATGGTCGTTCCAAGACTGCCTTTGTAACCACTTACCAGGAGATGGTTTGGACATGAAGTCAAAAGTGAGCACGTTGGGAACTCTCAGGGCCAGGAGATGCAGCACCACACTGGCCAGGTTACACCTGCATGGGCAGAAAAAGCAACTGAGATGGTtctcttcttttgttctttaaagTCTTAGAATCTTTTCTTTGTCTATAAGCTGAAATACAAGTCCTCAGATCTGTGCTGCAACTTGACAGagaccagagcagtgctggctggggaaGCCTTACTGTCTAAACCAGGAAGGGCAAGAGGTGAGACCAAGATTTGGAGGCAAGTCAAGAGAACTATTGCCTATGAGACTCAAAGCCCAGGAGCCCACCCTGAGCAAATGCTTCCTAGTTtatctctactctgccctagtgagaccacatctggaacactgtgtccagttccaggctccccagttcaaggaggacagggaaatactggagagagtccagcagaggctaccaGAATTAAGGGCCTGGAGGAGGAAAGCCTCTGATGAAGAAacactgagagacctggagttGGTTAGTCTGgacaagagcagcctgagaggggatctgagcagtgTTTACAAACATCTGCAGGGTGGGGGCAAGAAgcggccaggctctttgcagtggttcCCTGtcatagcacaaggggcaatgggcagaaactggaacacaggaaattccacctccaCAGGGAGAAACgtatttggtgtgagggtgctagaggcctggagcaggctgcccagagaggttgtggagtcttcttcagTAGATTCTTTatagacctatctggatgtgttcctgtgtgacctgccttgggTGACCctcctttggcagaggggttggacttgctctccagaggtcccttccagcccctgccattttGTGACTCTTCAGTCTCCTCTAAAGGTTGATTCCCTAAAGGGCAAACAGTCATCCCCCAGACCCAGTTCTGCCCTTCAGTTCTTCACACAGCTCCATCTAACAGTAACCCAAAGCAGTGTGGTGAGCAGTTGGAGGGTAGCAGGGTGCTGGCCTCACCTCTGGATCTCAGGCACTGTCATTTTGTCAAACTTGTCAAACTCCTCCTGGGTGTAGAGCCGGTAGCAGACGCCACTGGCCTCTCGCCCTGCCCTCCCTGTGCGCTGCCATGCCTGGGCCTTGGACACGCGCTGCACCGCCAGCACCTCCAGGCCTGTGTCTGTGCACAGAAAGTGGCACCTTGGTCACTGCCTGtgccatgcagagctgtgagatACATGCAGGCAACAACCACCCCCCATGGTCTGCCACCCAAGTGCTGCTCAGACTTGACTTAACACTCCAAGGCAAAGCTACCATGTGCTGTGCCAGGAGTGAAAGGATGAGACTCAATGTGTgcaaggggagatttaggttggagattggggaaaatttctctgctgcaagagaggtcagggattggaacaggctgctcagggaggtgggggagtccccacccctggaggtgttcaagaaaagcatggccatggcacttggggccatggtttggtggccatggaggcTGTGTAGTTGGGACTAGAAGATCccacaggtcttttccaaccttagtgattctatcaGTCTACAAAGAGAAGATTCGGGTTTGGCAGATTTTGACCCCAGCATGGCTGGTACTCAACAGAACACTCCACAAACATCCAAACCTACATCTGAAATCTGGGATATTCATTCAGACAGTGCAGCGTTTTAAAGCAGCTCTCAGTGGGGCTGATGGCCTCAAGTAACTCCCACAAAAGTGGAACCAATCTCTGCAGGGTTGCTGGGAGGTCCCTCACCAGGGCTGTACTTCTTGGCTTTGACCATGCCTGTGTCCACCACGTATTTGATTCCTGGAATGGTGATGGAGGTCTCTGCGATGTTGGTGGAGAGGATCACCTTGCGACAGCCCTGCAAGGAAGAGCAGACTAAAGCCAGTCAAGAGCAGACTAAAGGAAGCAATGGAGCTGGCTCCAGCTGGTAGTCAGGCaccagtggtgctccccagggctcagcaccagggccagttctctttagcaccttcaatgacctggatgagggcatcgAGGGACCATCAGCaggtgtgcagatgacaccaagctggctGGCAGTGTTATGTGCTGGAGAGTAGggaggccctgcagagggacctggacaggctggatccatggcctgaggccagcaggctgaggttCAAACctaagtgctgggtcctgcatttgggtcacaacTACCCTAGGAATGCCTCAGGCTTGTGGCAGAGTGGTTGGGAActgcccagtagagaaagacctgggagtgctggttgacagcagctgaagatgagtcagggtgtgcccaggtggccaagaaggccacaagCAGCctagcctggatcaggaatagtgtggccagcaggaccagggaagtgattgtgccccactggtgaggccacaccttgagtactgggtttagttttggggccctcactctaagaaggacattgaggggaaaggtggggaagggtctggagaacagggctgggggaagaccagctgaggggcctggggacgttgagcctggagaagaggtggctgaggggagacctcattgctctctacagctctctgagaggaagctggagccaggcaggggttggtctcctctccctagtaacaactgacaagatgagaagaaatgacctcaggttgcaccaggggaggtttaggttggacattagaagaaacttctccactAAAAGGATTCTccaagactggcacaggctgtccaggttgaaaccccatccctggagttgtcaaaaagacagagatgtggtgctgagggccatgggttaacagcagccctggcagagttagagaacagttggactggatgagcttaaagggctTGGCCAACCAAAACTATCCTGTGATTCTACAGAAAGCCACCTTGGATTAGCTGcaccagagcagcactgctgcttctggccAGCATGGGCCAGGCCTACAGACCAGTGCCAGAGTACActggctgtgccagctctgtAAATTAAAGTCACCTCTGGTTCCTAGTCAGTTTCTAAGCCCTGTGCTCTTACTTGTAGCAAtgcacagcccccagccctgctgtgatcTCTAACCCAGCCTGTTTAACTTCTGGCAGAAGGTCTGAACTCTCTTTACCTGCTGAACAAAAGGGCCTGAGGCAACACAATTCCCttttcctccagccctgccaaacATACCCAGGTTTCAGCTTTCTTAGTGTTTGGCCCATTAACTGCTGCAGCTTTTttgtgccatgggcacagaaTTCCTGTGGAACGGGGCAAATTGCAGTTCCTCTGCCCTTCTCAGTCCCCCAGTCCTTCCTTCTTATGATCCCAGATGACCTATGGTCATTCCATCACTGCTGCATTGTCTTCTGTCACACTGGAATCATCCAGCCCCAGGTCAGTGGACAGGGGAGAATATTACTGTCAGTACAGACCCCTTTAACCCCTTAAATTCCACATTTTGTTCCAAACAcacatggaattatagaatcacagaatggtagggcttggaagggacctctggagattgagtccaatcctGCAATCTACTgaaggagaatccacagcctctctgggcagcctgctccagggctccagcatatTTACCAaagtaaggaagtttctcctagTGTTGCGGTGGAACTTCCTAGGTTccagtttctatccactgccctttgtcctgtcactggacaccactgaaaagaacctttttcttgacacccaccctgcagatatttatagacactgataaggtcccctctaagccttctcttctgcagactaaccagccccagggctctcagcctttctccaccACACACATGtgccagtcccttcatcatcctcagagcctccactggacactctccagtgtatccctgtccctcttgaactgtggagcccagaagtggagaCAATACTCCAAATGTGGTCACACAGAAGCAAACTCATCCTGCTTACTCCCCACACTGCCTCACCTTGGGGGCAGCCTGGAAGACACGGAGCTGCTGCGAGTAGGGCAGAGAAGCATAGAGAGGCATCACCAACATGCGGGGGCAGCCCTCAGGGAGGTGCTTGGCAATGTCTCGACAGGTTTTGGTCATTGCTTCAATTTCTTCCTGACCAGTCAGGAACACCAGGATGTCCTGAGAAGGGGGAGCTTCCTGGAGACAGAGGAAAAACAGGTGAGAAGTTAAGGCAGTTTGGACAGGGAGAACTGAGACTGGAATGAGATGTCCTGACAGTAAGTCAGCAAAGCAGGTCAGGAGGAAAGAAGACACACATGGGACACACACAAgacctggagaacagatcttctgaggagtggctgagagacctggggttgtgtattctggagaaaaggaggctgaggagagacctcctggctctctacagctccctgaaaggaggctggagccaggtgaggctTGGCCCCTTCCCCCAGTAAcaactgacaggacaagaggaattggcctcaagctaccccaggggaggtttaggttggacattagaagtaacttcttcactgaaagggttctcagagactggaacaggctgcccaagaaggtGGAGTTGtctaaaagacacagagatgtggtgctgagggtgcttAGCACCACCCTGGATTCACCAGAGGCCAGCAGAGGTGAAGAGTAAACCACATTTTGCAGGATAGTCTTAACAGGATGGAGGAAGCACTTCAAGTCTGTCTCATGCACTAACTCCAGGGCATGCAGAGGGGAGCCAGCAAGCACCCAGGCACAGGCAACAGAGAACTGGGGTGAGAGGAACATTTGGGTGCTACCTATGAGTTGACAGCAGAGATTTTGCTTAGCTGTCTCCTTTCAACTCCAGCTTTGATGTAAAAGTCCTAACAATGGCAGCATCTTCAAAGCACCAAGTGCAGTTTGATTAAATGACAGAGCATCTGGCAGCTGCATTCAGTCAGCCACAAAATGCCTCTAAGCTCTCATTCTAACACATCTCTAGTCACTCTGCAGTCCACTTTGGAAGTAAATCAGAATCACCTTCACCCTACTGCTAGCTTAGGCCTGCATTTCCCCCCTTCCCATAAGCCAAGGCTCTTCTTTATGGCTGACCACTTCCAACTTCTTTTTCCCATTTGGAATGACACTGGCATTCGTCAACCCCTCCCTTGAGCTCCCACTTTTCCAGAGGATGCAGAGAGCACCTCAGGGACATCCATGGTTTGGCAGCAGCAAGCTCCAGCCATCTCTTCTGCCACAACCACCTGTGAGTCCCCCCACCTCAATCAACCACTGCTGGTCTCAGAGAGGCCCCAGCCTGATGAGGCAGCCATACCTGGTGGATCTGGAAGACTGACACCAGTGCTGCCTGGAGGTAATCGCTCTGAGGCTGTTTGGTGTTGAAGATCTGAATGGGATGCTGCCTGCCTTCCAAGTAGAGCACAGGAGCTCCACTGAAGTACTGGGAGAACTGGTCAACATCCATTGTGGCAGACATGATGATCACCTGGCAAcaggagcagaagctgggtttGCACTTCAGTTTTGATCCAGCAGGACACACCCAAGTCAGAAGGAGCCAAAAGTCAGCTATCCAAGACTGCAGAGAGTAGTCAGCCAGGAACAGAAGAGTCACCTCTCCTTGTCACAGCCAACAGCTTCAGCAGAACATAAGCACaagcagagaatcataaaacggtctggggttggaagggacctccaaaggtcacccactccaaccccctgcagtcagcagggacatcctccactacatcaggttgctcagagccttgtccagcctcaccttgagtatctctagggatggggtctcaaccacctccctgggcaacctgttgcagtgttccagccacctcctggtgcagaacttgttcctcacatccaatctaaatctgctctgctctagtttgaagccactgtcccttgtcctatcgctgcAGTCCTTTGTGAATGGTCCCTcggcagccttcttgtaggcctcatAAAATGATCTGTTAAAGTCCTTCTCTGACATTAAATAGAGCAGAGCACCCATGAAGCTGGGATGCAGAATGGTCTGTTGAATGAggctgtgccaggagctggcagccccTCTATTCCTTCCCCATCACACCCAACATGCTCTCACACCCTTCATCACCTGCTCACATCAATTCCTTCCACAGCCACCCAGCACATGAGGCAAACTTCttccccagggacagcacatCACAGCTGTCACAtcagagctcctgcagccagggtgctctcagcagcagtacCCAACCTCCTCCAGCCATGTCTGGCCTACTGCTCACGCCACAGGGGCTCTTGTGGTAGAAGGTAGCATGGAGCTGACCACACACCTTGCTCAGACGTGCCAGAACAGGCCCACGCCCTGTACGTTGGCCACCCTT contains:
- the DHX33 gene encoding ATP-dependent RNA helicase DHX33; translated protein: MLLREAIADPTLRRYSVIILDEAHERTIHTDVLFGVVKAAQRKRKELGKVPLKVIIMSATMDVDQFSQYFSGAPVLYLEGRQHPIQIFNTKQPQSDYLQAALVSVFQIHQEAPPSQDILVFLTGQEEIEAMTKTCRDIAKHLPEGCPRMLVMPLYASLPYSQQLRVFQAAPKGCRKVILSTNIAETSITIPGIKYVVDTGMVKAKKYSPDTGLEVLAVQRVSKAQAWQRTGRAGREASGVCYRLYTQEEFDKFDKMTVPEIQRCNLASVVLHLLALRVPNVLTFDFMSKPSPEAIQAAIEQLDLLGAVEWKEDQLVLTPLGRRMAAFPLEPKFSKTILLSPKFHCTEEILTIVSLLSVDSVLYSPPARREEVQSVRKKFISSEGDHLTLLSIYRAFKNVSGNKDWCKENFVNSKNMMLASDIRAQLRDISVKLSLPIESSRSDSTNIRHCLAHSLFMNAAELQPDGTYRTLDSHQLVAIHPSSVLFQCKPACVVYNTLLHTNKCYMRDLCVVDADWLYEAAPDYFRRKLRTARD